In the Waddliaceae bacterium genome, one interval contains:
- a CDS encoding DUF502 domain-containing protein, with translation MKKHLGTGLVILCPLIITALVMNFLINLLTKPFTGFVKDFFIEHGLQNISFYFLGGKQIVHITSQVLIIISLIVGTIFLGIIARWFFIKSLIRFGDKFLHKIPFINKLYKTSQDIVKTVASSDFKSFEQVVMVPYPNEKTFCIGFITRKAPAVCNNSVGNPLMAVFIPTTPNPTSGFLLMYREEEIIFLDMSIEDGIKFIISCGVIHPEINVQ, from the coding sequence CTGAAGAAGCATCTCGGTACTGGGCTTGTAATTTTATGTCCTCTTATCATCACGGCTCTTGTAATGAATTTCTTGATAAACCTCCTAACCAAGCCTTTTACTGGCTTCGTCAAAGATTTTTTTATTGAGCACGGCCTTCAAAACATCTCGTTTTATTTTCTTGGTGGCAAGCAGATCGTCCATATCACCAGCCAGGTTCTTATCATAATATCTCTTATTGTCGGCACAATATTCTTGGGGATAATAGCACGTTGGTTTTTTATCAAGTCATTGATACGCTTCGGCGACAAATTCCTCCATAAGATACCTTTTATCAACAAACTCTATAAAACTTCGCAAGATATCGTCAAAACGGTGGCAAGCTCGGACTTCAAGTCTTTCGAACAGGTAGTCATGGTACCATACCCCAACGAAAAGACTTTCTGCATAGGGTTTATCACACGCAAAGCCCCTGCCGTCTGCAACAATTCCGTAGGGAACCCTCTTATGGCGGTATTCATCCCTACGACGCCAAACCCAACATCAGGGTTCTTGCTTATGTATCGCGAAGAAGAGATTATCTTCCTCGATATGTCTATCGAAGACGGCATAAAGTTCATAATATCCTGCGGGGTTATACACCCGGAAATCAATGTTCAATAA